From the Corvus cornix cornix isolate S_Up_H32 chromosome 1A, ASM73873v5, whole genome shotgun sequence genome, the window CAGAATTTACTGGGTTCAATAAAACCTTGAAGTCAGGAAATTACAGTAGGCCTTCAGTTCAATTTTTCGTTGTGCCAAGCCTTGCAGACTGTCACTGTTTCAGCATTTTAGAGAGGTCAGGTTTTCTATAAATTCACTAATAAAGCACTTGTATTACTATTGATTTTGCTTCTTTGCTGTCACAACATCTTTTCCTCTGTCCTTGACAATGGACTTTGGCCTATCCAAAACACTTCTGTAAATGTTACCAGCCAAATtgttctgaaattaaaattcaagtaTTTGAGCGTAGCATGTGGGGAACCCTGTAAGAGGTTTTGTGTGGTATGGTATGTTTCTGAAACAATACACATGAGGTAAACACAGTATATACAAGAAATTTTCATAGCATAGTGATGTAGGTACAAAAGTATATATAGACATATATACATGTTATATACCTGTATAAACACCTTCATATGCTCGTTTTCCACtcataaattttaattcatcTCAGATCCATCCATCTCTGACTCCTTCTCACTCCCCTCTGCCTCAGTACCACCTGGCattgtttttctgcagttccAATAATATTATATGGTCTATTAAATAATATAAAGTGCTTCACAGTTGGTACTAGATGATCACTGTAAATCTCTTTTAGCTGAAATGGTTCTGttctcttctgttcttttgtttGTACATCACCACTTGCAGAGTAAGGGGTGAGAATTTATTCTCCTGTTGGAAGAATACAGAGACTGTGCCTATATAAGTgtaatttaaaaggaattatattattataatgTTAAAATTAACCATACATCTGCCTACTCTCTAAGACTTCAGTGGATGCCATCCTGATACTACTTGTTGCTACGTACTTGCAACTTATTTCTGACTTAAACTTTGTAACAAGGCCCAAATTCGAGGTTAGCAAAGGTTAAAATTGCTAAAACCTTAGAAGTGTTACAATATTAAATAAATCATCAGAGGTCACTAGTGCTTGCTTAAATGCACACCCAGGCTCTGCAAAGAGCCTTCCCTGACACCAGGCTGTGGAATCTGCTCTCAAAAGCTAATGAGGAAATGATTCATTATGACTGGTAAGGAGCTAATATCTTGTCTGTGTTCTCAGGTTGTGTATCAGTGATATTCAGTAAAATTGCTAAAAGGGACTGGGTAGGATCTTACAGCATTGGTACAGGGCTACTTGGCAGGAATAATACtgagtttatttcttttttttttcctggttagTTTTAAATACGGTGTAGGACAactgaagcagaaggaagaaagaaagactgAGGTtatgtttttggttttgcttttatctgaCTTTTAAGGGAACATGGAACATTTATGGcctactgaaatatttctttctctcctcagGCTGTTAGTTAGAAGTTTCTTCTAGCATCATGCTGGTTAATCAAGACAAGGAGAAATCCTTGTCATGCTACAGTATCAATTCTCCTTCCATTTCAAGCTGGTTCCAAAATCAGGCCATGACGTTCAATAAATTCATTCAGAGGGCTTTATGGGGAATGAAGAATaaagaagtggggaaaaaaaagaagattaaaaactGACCCCAACCACCCAACAAACCTTTATTTTGTCTGATTGCTACACTTGGCAAGTctttccactttcttttcccatcttttcccaTCCACCCAAGTGCTGTCTCTGGCAGACTGGGTCAGTAGCGCAGCATCTCTTAGCAGGCAAATAGTGCCCAGAAACCTCTAATGACAACAGGTCGCCACTCTGGGTTCTAACAGCAGCCTACAAGCGCTCTCCAGCCCTCAGGATTTTTGCATCCCAGGTTCCAGATGTGAATTTTCACAGATGGAGATAAGAAAGGGACATAGTTCAAAAAATAACTGGAGAAAATTCACCTACTTATGAATCTGAGTTATGAATCCGAGGTGTAATATTTAACTTCCTATTTTAGTTCTCAGACTTCTGTTAGACTGACCTTGTCTCATATTAAGAATTCAAGCCAAGGTGGGTCCTTAGAAGGTAGAAAGCTGGATGCATTTACATCTGTCCTTCCAGAAACTCATGAAGAATCCTAAAGAATTGGCTACAGAAATCTGACAACTCAGCATACATCAGATATTGTGATCACTACCTGCAGAAGTACAGGTTCAAAGACAAATACTTTTACTCTCATTATTGCAAGAATACATAAATTTTCACTCCAcgatttttataaaatttacCGAAAATACCCCCTCCACCGAAAAAAAAGCCTCAGTTTTGTATTGTTATGGTAACAAATCTGGAAAGGTTTGATAAGTTATTTCTTTCTACAGTATTTTGCAGTCAGTTTCTTGGCCTTTTCAGGTACTTTTCCCTGCTGCAAGAAGCCTCATGTGCCTTATGTCATCAGCATGGTTATCCATTGTTTTGAGACCAGCTATAGCAGTATATATCAAAACTGATAAACTCAAAACTGATTTATTGAGATAGATATTCTGGTTCCTGGTGTTAAGAATCGATGGAGCAAGGGGGCAGCCCCCCTTAAGGCAATCTGTTTTAGCTAGGTTTGACAGTAACACATTGAACTGCAAATAGTTTCTGCCCTTGCTTAGACCCACCCAGACAGAGTGTAAGGTGTAGATTTCCTGAGCACAGATCCAGCCCAGACACAGAAGTGTCCCTGTAAGCCCCCTCAGtgccctcctttcctcctcaaAGCTGTGTCACATCCATCACAATCACGGGGGTGTGAACCCCTTCATCCTGCCCGAGGCTCTCTGATCTCTCTCCTTTAATATATTGATCCCACATTCCCCCCATTCGATTTGTCTCCTTCCCATCTAGTGTTCATAAAGCACCTGTTCTTTCACTATTTCGCAAAGCACCCCAAGTGTTTTTCAAGGGAAATCTGTAACAGTGCTACAGCTCTTTTTCATGTGCATGTAGTGGCTCTTAAAAGAGCCTTTGGGTCTACGTGGGCTGCGGCAGGAGACTTAAGCGCGCTCGCCGCGGATGCGGCGGGCCAGCTGGATGTCCTTGGGCATGATGGTGACGCGCTTGGCGTGGATGGCGCACAGGTTGGTGTCCTCGAAGAGCCCCACCAGGTAGGCCTCGCTGGCCTCCTGCAGCGCCATCACGGCCGAGCTCTGGAAGCGCAGGTCGGTCTTGAAGTCCTGCGCGATCTCGCGCACCAGGCGCTGGAAGGGCAGCTTGCGGATCAGCAGCTCCGTGGACTTCTGGTAGCGCCGGATCTCGCGCAGCGCCACCGTGCCGGGCCGGTAGCGGTGCGGCTTCTTGACGCCGCCCGTGGCCGGCGCGCTCTTGCGGGCCGCCTTGGTGGCCAGCTGCTTGCGGGGCGCCTTGCCGCCCGTCGACTTACGCGCCGTCTGCTTCGTGCGCGCCATGGCAAACCGAGGACACCACCTCCAGCGAGAGCGAGAAGCGAATGGAGCTCAGCCGGCCACGCCGGTATTTATAGAGCTGCCTCGCCTCTGATTGGACCGCAGGGAGCGCGATCTCATTGGCTGTCGTAGAATCCCATCCTGGGCCCGAAGTAGCTGAATCTCCGCTCGGAGCTTCTCGACCCCGCAGCTGCGACCCCGCTCTGATCGCAGCGCTCTCGGAGCGAGTGGAGGGCCTAAGATACTTGcactttatattttctttatttgtgtctttgttttgtttcggtttgcttttttttttaaacgaTGGGCTGgttacaaaagaaagaaaatgttctgtcaGTGCCTTCAGAGCTCCTTACATGAATAGGCACGTTATTCCCAAAGCCACAAAGGAAAAGGTGGGCTGGTACCTTGAAACAGAGGTGCTCCAAAAATCCAGTAACACAAGGTCGTAGCTATAAGTATGTAACAAGCTGTAGTGATTAAGATAAttattaagctttttttttttttcgcgTTTTTCGTGTTCTTATTTCTCTAGGAAATTCTGAATGATAACCTTTGCATATCATCAAGCAAAATCGTGATGATGAGACTACTTAAGCAATTAGCACTTTTCTTGGTGAAAGTAATTGAAAATGAACATGGTATTGGTCTACTACTTAATTTCCCCCATACTCACTAAGCTGTGAGAAAACCAGACGTGACCACAAATATTTATAGATATCATTGTTTGAGTGCCAAACgattttcaaaggttttttaaaaagcggaatttttttttttccttttaatcatGAAGTACTACTTAACTATTCTAGAAACGAGCCCCAGACTGGAGTGCCCTTTCTATGTGAGAATGAGAAAAGTGGTCACACGAGGCTTCTTTTGatacattttttcaaaagtgtGCTTCTATGTtcataatttgcttttattgtcCAGTTCCCTCCCAgaccttccctttcctcctcccaacCACCTCCCCAAAATGATCTCTAGAAAACCATATTGGATTTagtcttttatttaaaagtaaataaatcatggagaaggaaatgaagggGGGGATTGAAATATCAAAGGAATCAATCTCAGAGCAACTTCCCCCCTTTTACCTAGTCGATAAATTCGTTCCAAATTTATCTACTCAGGTAAACGCAAAATTTAAGGTACAACATATGGAACAACATTTCTGATTGTTTAAATCGGCGAACgtttaaaaattaagctttttgCTTGATTAcagagcatttaaaatgttttctgtaacaAATTTGGACAACGAAAAAAATCCCGTCTCTTACATGGCAGAAACAATCTCCCTGTTGTCAGCAAAACGACGTATTAGACAATTCTTATGCAATCATGAAGCGTAGTATTACATTTAAGATTTAAAATCGGAGCGTCGCGTCCCTACTTAAGACACTAAAAAATGTAACAGCTCTCCTAAAGGAAAACGTAGGTGGCCCTTAAAAGAGCCTTTGGGTTTTTGTCGTGCTGGTCCGAAAAGAGCGAAAAGCTTTAACCACCGAAGCCGTAGAGGGTGCGACCCTGGCGCTTGAGGGCGTAGACCACGTCCATGGCCGTGACCGTCTTCCTCTTGGCGTGCTCCGTGTAGGTGACGGCGTCGCGGATCACGTTCTCCAGGAACACCTTGAGCACGCCGCGCGTCTCCTCGTAGATGAGCCCCGAGATGCGCTTGACGCCGCCGCGCCGAGCCAGGCGGCGGATGGCCGGCTTGGTGATGCCCTGGATGTTGTCGCGCAGCACCTTGCGG encodes:
- the LOC104696552 gene encoding histone H4 — its product is MSGRGKGGKGLGKGGAKRHRKVLRDNIQGITKPAIRRLARRGGVKRISGLIYEETRGVLKVFLENVIRDAVTYTEHAKRKTVTAMDVVYALKRQGRTLYGFGG